In Levilactobacillus brevis, a single genomic region encodes these proteins:
- a CDS encoding TerS: MAQIDDAKQDYLNGMKYKDIAAKYDVSLNTVKSWRQRHGWQRGAHKKGKKGAPSKNEYAVGNAGGAAPIHNKNAVTHGLFAKWLPDDTSDILQVVEQQSPADIIWQNITLQYTAIIRAQQIMYVNDHNDLSDEISGSGMRTTYDVQYAWDKQATFMAAQSRAMGTLGNLIKQFVAIADENDIRRKRITLMEAQVDKAKAEVAQLKRDSDRDNLPLPTFVDDVPEDDEEIGGNADGNDS, encoded by the coding sequence ATGGCACAGATTGATGATGCCAAACAAGATTACTTAAATGGCATGAAGTATAAGGATATTGCGGCCAAATATGACGTAAGTTTGAATACGGTTAAGTCGTGGCGTCAACGTCATGGGTGGCAAAGGGGTGCACACAAAAAAGGAAAAAAGGGTGCACCCTCTAAAAATGAGTATGCGGTCGGTAATGCGGGGGGAGCGGCACCAATTCACAACAAGAACGCGGTCACCCATGGCCTATTCGCTAAATGGCTTCCCGATGATACCAGCGATATTCTGCAGGTTGTGGAGCAACAATCGCCGGCCGATATTATCTGGCAAAACATCACACTGCAGTACACAGCAATTATCAGGGCACAGCAAATTATGTACGTTAACGATCACAATGATCTAAGCGATGAGATTTCTGGTTCAGGCATGAGGACAACCTACGACGTGCAGTATGCATGGGACAAGCAGGCTACTTTTATGGCAGCACAGTCCCGGGCAATGGGTACGTTGGGCAATTTGATCAAGCAGTTCGTAGCGATTGCTGATGAAAACGACATCCGACGCAAGCGTATCACGTTGATGGAGGCCCAAGTCGACAAGGCTAAAGCAGAAGTTGCCCAGCTTAAGCGTGACAGCGACCGCGATAACCTACCACTTCCGACATTCGTTGATGACGTACCGGAAGATGATGAAGAGATTGGAGGG
- a CDS encoding DNA adenine methylase, whose product MKLADKWKRGLPYVGNKGQKAEQIMEALPDGKRLVDVFGGGGCVSLTAVSSGKYKEVIYNDRRKTVVELLKALINDEPHFNLMDYVALTREQFLDWRDNQPDSIERRLVLIAYSFSNNQSTYLWSEKNEEEKLLLTKALFYGNTGTEFDQLYSYSLNANTISEKYRLFHKWRREQMNINSRYDLLEQLERLQQLQRLQQLERLQQLQQLERLQQLQQLERLQQLEYSVKDYRELVIDADDVVYCDPPYVGTQHDYGGFDHKAFENWYLHECPAKEIYISEYTKLPYTEVAFNFGKKINFSGASKRRDELLLKVVK is encoded by the coding sequence ATGAAGCTAGCTGATAAATGGAAACGAGGATTGCCCTACGTTGGGAACAAGGGGCAGAAGGCAGAACAAATTATGGAAGCCCTACCCGATGGCAAACGATTGGTTGATGTATTCGGCGGGGGTGGATGCGTTAGTTTGACAGCTGTTTCATCTGGAAAATACAAAGAAGTAATATATAATGACCGAAGGAAAACCGTGGTTGAACTATTAAAAGCATTAATCAATGATGAACCGCATTTCAACCTGATGGATTACGTAGCATTAACACGAGAACAATTTTTGGATTGGCGAGATAATCAACCTGATTCGATCGAACGAAGGTTAGTGTTGATTGCTTATTCATTTAGTAATAATCAGAGTACTTATTTGTGGAGTGAAAAAAATGAAGAGGAAAAGTTATTGCTAACTAAGGCCCTCTTTTACGGAAACACTGGGACGGAATTTGACCAATTATATAGCTATTCTTTAAATGCTAATACAATTAGTGAGAAGTACAGATTATTCCATAAATGGCGACGAGAACAAATGAATATTAATTCTCGTTATGATTTGCTGGAACAACTGGAGCGACTGCAACAATTGCAACGACTGCAACAACTGGAGCGACTGCAACAACTGCAACAACTGGAGCGACTGCAACAACTGCAACAACTGGAGCGACTGCAACAATTGGAATATTCTGTAAAGGACTATCGTGAACTAGTCATCGATGCTGATGACGTTGTTTACTGTGATCCACCATACGTTGGGACTCAGCATGATTATGGTGGATTCGACCATAAAGCATTCGAGAATTGGTATCTACATGAATGCCCAGCAAAAGAAATTTATATTAGTGAATACACAAAGCTACCTTATACCGAGGTGGCTTTTAATTTTGGCAAAAAAATAAACTTTTCTGGAGCAAGCAAGCGTAGAGATGAGTTGCTGTTGAAAGTAGTGAAGTGA
- a CDS encoding transcriptional regulator: MGSLFPEVDVGATLQNVTHFLSVVLPKMVRISGQSMSDLKSPSYDGMPKSQPSGNATDSRIVRRLYAEEVVKRTIQAIKHCDKDCQNILDELYLQELSDTMCFMDLGFSESSYFHVWKPKALLQFADCYMLDDLHIFKKSSFDAV, encoded by the coding sequence ATGGGAAGTCTCTTCCCAGAGGTAGATGTTGGAGCAACTTTGCAAAACGTGACACACTTTTTATCTGTAGTATTGCCTAAGATGGTCCGTATCAGTGGACAGTCAATGAGCGACTTAAAATCACCTAGCTATGATGGAATGCCAAAATCTCAGCCATCAGGTAATGCGACAGATTCAAGAATTGTGCGGCGGTTATATGCCGAAGAAGTCGTTAAACGGACAATCCAAGCAATTAAACACTGTGATAAAGATTGCCAGAATATCCTAGATGAACTATATCTACAAGAACTATCAGATACCATGTGCTTTATGGACTTAGGATTTTCTGAGTCCAGCTATTTCCACGTTTGGAAGCCAAAAGCACTATTACAGTTTGCCGATTGCTACATGCTGGATGATCTCCATATTTTTAAAAAAAGCAGTTTTGATGCAGTTTGA